Below is a genomic region from Kribbella qitaiheensis.
TGGCGAGCTACGAGCAGAAGATCGAGATGCTCGACCGCTCCGGCAAGCCGGGGGTGAACGACGAGAACAACGTCGCTGCTGCATACCTGCTCGACGTCGACCATCTCCAGCTCTATCTGATGGAGGCCGGCGGCACTGTCCGGTTGCCGCACGGGCGCTATCTGGTCGACGCCTTCAACGCGAAGTCCAACCCGGGCGGGTTCGGCTTCGACGACGTCACCTACTTCGGCGAGCCCGACCTGATCGTCGACCACGCCGGCTCGATCGTGCTGGACGGGCGCGAGGCTCACCAGGTCGCGATCAAGGCACCTGTCACCGACGCGGCAGCGGCCGCCGGCGGGGTCGGCTTCGCCCGGCCGATCGGCGAGCTGACCTACATCGGTGGCGTCGGCGTGAACAACTCGTTCGAGCCCGGCTTCTCCCCCGCGATGTACGTCGTACCGAACCGGACCGGGTCGGCCAAGAACTTCACCGGTTTCGCTCATCTCGCCTGGGCCGGGATGCCCGACGGGCAGTCCCCCGACGGCGACATCTATCTGGACAGTCCCTACCTGTACCACGATGTCGCCGTCTGGCCCGGACGCTTCCCGGTCAAGCCGTCGCTGATCACCAAGCCGGGCGACTACGCCCATCTCGACGCGTCGTACGCGGGAGAACCGGGGACGCGCGCGAACAACTACGGGTATCCGACGCTGCCGAAGCCGGATGCGGGTGGGCACTGGGTCGGGCTGTTCTGTTCACCCCGGCGGTCGAGATGAATCTCCCTTTCCATCGCGACGAGTACTACTCGGCGAAGGGCGTGTCCTGGGCCTTCGAGATCGGAGGCGTTCCGGCGGCTGCCCAACCAGGACCTCGAGTACACGGCACTGGTCGACTCCCAGCACATCGCCTACCCGGCAGGCCGTAGTACGCCGATCCGTTGGCAGCAAGGCGTTTTCGGGCCGAGCCTGCCCGACTCGCGAGGCGGACTGTCCGCGGCTGGGTCGCCACGGTCGACCAGCCGGACAGTTGGTTCGTATCGCTGCGAGCCACCGCGAAGGACGTCGTTGGCAACCAGGTGAGACAGACGATCTTGCGTGCCTACGAACTGAAGTAGGGCATCACTGTCTGGTGGACAGAGCTCACTCCCCGTCGGTCGCGGCGGGCGCTCCGGGCAAGCATTTGCATTGCCCGGGGCGGTTGGCCGATCCGCCCTGGACGGATGTGTCCGCTCCCAGGTACAACGGTCCGCAAGGGGAGGGGACGCACTATGAAGCTGCGTTGGGGGATTTTCGCTGCCGGCTGCCTGCTTGCGGGCGGGCTGCATCCGATCGAGGCGGTGGCCGTCGATCCAGGGGCCGCCTGGACGTGGGGCGGCAACGGGACAGGTCAGCTGGGCAACGGGACGACAACCACCCGATCATCCGCGGCGGCGCTCAACTCGCTGACCGACGTGATCGAGGTCGAGGCGGGACGCGAGCATTCCATCGCGTTGCGCTCGGACGGCACGGTCTGGACCTGGGGCTTCAACGAGATGGGCCAACTGGGTGACGGCACGACCACGAACAGACTGAGTCCCGTGCAGGTCGGCGGGCTCAGCAACGTGGTCGACATCGCCGGTGGGCACTATCACAGCCTCGCGCTGCTGGCGGACGGAACGGTTCGCGGCTGGGGCTACAACTCGTTCGGCCAGCTGGGCAACGGCGCCACGACGAGCGCCCAGCGGACACCGGTCGCGGTGAGTCCGCTCACCGACGTGATCGCGATCGCGGGCGGCCGCGACATGAGCTACGCGCTCCGCTCCGACGGCACGGTCTGGGGTTGGGGACTGAATGACACCGGGCAGATGGGCGACGGCACGACCACGATGCGCACGCGTCCGGTCCGGGTCGGTTCGCTGGCCAACATCACCGCGATCACCGGCGGGCGCGACCACGGTCTGGCGGTCCGCTCCGACGGGACCGTCTGGGGCTGGGGTGACAACACCCAGGGCGAGATCGGCGACGGAACGCAGACGAACCGGCTGTCACCGGTCCAGGTGAGCGGCCTGACCGGCGTGGTGGAAGTTGCCGCCGGCGCCTACCACTCCCTGGCCCGCTTGAGTTCCGGGCTCGTCCGGTCCTGGGGCTCGAACACCAACGGCCAGCTGGGTGACGGTACGACGACCCGCCGTACGACGTCTGTCGCTGTGCCAGGCGTGACCGGCGCGACGGCGATCGCGGCCGGCCGGCAGCACAGCCTCGCGGTGATCGCGGGCGGCGCAGTACGGGCGTGGGGATCGAACGCCACCGGCCAGCTCGGCGACGGAACCCTCGTCGATCGGACCAGCGCGATCACGGTCGGCGGGCTTTCCGGCGTCACCGATATCTCGGCAGGGCGCGACCACACGATCGCGATGGTTCCTGCCGTGGTGGGGCAGCCTGACACGACGCCTCCATCCGCGCCGGGTGTTCCGACGGGAGTGAGCACGTCCAGCTCGACGATCGACCTGACCTGGGCTGGATCCACGGACGACGTCAGTACTTCGTTGCGCTACCGGCTCTTCGAGGACTCTCCCACGAACCAGGTGGCGGAGGTGACGAGTTCGGCCTCGTCGGTCAGCTACCAGCGGACCGGGCTCGCGGCCGCATCGACGCATACCTACTGGGTCAGCGCAGTGGATGCCGTGGGCAACATCTCCGGCCAGAGCGAGCCGTCGGCACCGATCACCGTCCAGGAGGCTTCGTCGGCGATCTATTCGACGGACTTCTCGGGCGGCCTCACCGGCTGGACGAACTCCGGGCTCACTATCGACTCGACCCAGGGAGCGGCCGCGCCACCGAGTGCCCGCGGCAATCCCACCGCGGCCCGCGCCTCGGCGTACCGCAGCCTCGGCGCCGGCTACTCGAACGTCTGCATCAGCACGCAGCTCCGGGTTACCTCGCTCGGGGCGAGCGTCGACCTCATCCGGCTGCGGACCGCCACGGACGTCGGCGTCATCCGCGTCTACATCGACACCAACCGCATCCTCTGGCTCCGCTCCGACGCGGTCGGCACCCAGCGCTCCTCGGGCGTCGCCGTACCTCTCAACAGCTGGCAGAACCTCGAACTCTGCGGCACCGTCGGTACCGCCACTACCTGGACCCTCTACCTCAACGGCGCCCCCCGAGGCACCCCCTGGTCGGCAAACACCGGCACCACCCCCATCGGCCGGCTCCAGCTGGGCGACACCGCCGCCAAAACCTGGACCATCAACTTCGACGACGTAGTCCTGGACCAGACCCCGGGCTAACTCGCGGCGACCCACCACCCCACCAGCCGACCGCCCGTAAGGACGGGCTGGTGGGGTGGGCGGTGGGGATGCGGGACACTAGGGGGGATGACGCTTACTGAGATGTTGCCGGGGACTGCTGACGCCGATGGGTTGTACGACGCTTTCGCGTCGTGGGTGGGTGAGCAGGGGATCTCGTTGTACCCGGCGCAGGAGGAAGCGCTCATCGAGGTGATGACGGGGGCGAACGTGATCCTGTCGACGCCGACCGGGTCCGGGAAGTCGCTGGTGGCGACCGGGTCGCACTTCGCGGCGCTGGCGAACGGGGTGCGGACGTTCTACACCGCCCCGATCAAGGCGCTGGTCTCGGAGAAGTTCTTCGCGCTCTGTGACATCTTCGGCGCCGAGAAGGTCGGCATGCTCACCGGCGACGCGGGCCGTGAACGCCGGCGCGCCGATCATCTGCTGTACGGCCGAGGTGCTGGCGAACATCGCGCTCCGCGAAGGCTCCGACGCCGATGTCGGCCAGGTGGTGATGGACGAGTTCCACTTCTACTCCGAGCCCGATCGCGGCTGGGCCTGGCAGGTGCCGCTGCTGGAGCTGCCGAAAGCGCAGTTCATCCTGATGTCCGCGACGCTCGGCGACGTCGAGCGGTTCAAGATCGACCTGAACCGCCGGACCGGTCGCCCGACCTCCATCGTGTCCTCGGCTGAGCGGCCGGTGCCGCTGATCTACAAGTACGTCACCACGCCGCTGCACGAGACGCTCACCGAGCTCCTGGTGACGCACCAGTCCCCCGTGTACGTCGTCCACTTCACGCAGGCCTCTGCGCTGGAACGCGCCCAGGCGCTGACCAGCATCAACGTCTGTACGAAGGAAGAGAAAGAGAAGATCAAGGAGCTGATCGGGCACTTCCGCTTCAGCTCGGGCTTCGGCAAGACGCTGCAGCGCCTGATCATGCACGGCATCGGCGTCCACCACGCCGGCATGCTGCCGAAGTACCGGCGGCTGGTCGAGCAGCTCGCGCAGGCCGGTCTGCTGAAGGTCATCTGCGGCACGGACACCCTCGGCGTCGGGATCAACGTGCCGATCCGCACCGTCCTGCTGACCGCTCTGAGCAAGTACGACGGACGTCGGCAACGCATCCTCAAGGCGCGCGAGTTCCACCAGATCGCCGGTCGCGCGGGCCGCGCCGGGTACGACACGTCCGGCACCGTCGTCGTCCAGGCGCCGGACCATGTCGTGGAGAACGTCAGGCTGCTCGCCAAGGCCGGCGACGACCCGAAGAAGCAGCGCAGGGTGCAGAAGAAGAAGCCGCCGGAGGGGTTCGTCACCTGGGGTGAGGACACCTTCGACCGCCTGGTCGCGGCCGAGCCGGAGGCGCTGCAATCGCGGATGCGGGTCAGCCACGCGATGCTGCTGAACGTGATCGCCCGTGACGGCGACGCCTTCGGGAGCATGCGGCACCTGTTGCAGGACAACCACGAGGACGCGCGGGCGCAGATCCGGCTGATCCGCCGCGCGATCCAGATCTACCGGACGCTGCTCACCGCCGGCGTTGTCGAGCGCCTGGACCAGCCCGACGAGAACGGCCGGTCGCTGCGGCTCACCGTGGATCTGCAGAAGGACTTCAGCCTCAACCAGCCCTTGTCCACCTTCGCGCTGGCCGCGCTGGACCTGCTCGATCCCGAAGACCCGCTGTACGCGCTCGATGTCGTCTCGATCATCGAGGCGACCCTGGAAGACCCGCGCCCGGTGCTGCTCGCGCAACTGCACCACGCCAAGGGCGAGGCCGTGAACGAGATGAAGTCCGACGGGATCGAGTACGAGGAGCGGATGGAGCTGCTCGAAGACATCAGCTGGCCGAAGCCGTTGGAAGAGTTGCTCGAGGCAACGTTCGAGATGTACCGGCAGACGCATCCGTGGGTCGCGGACACCGGGTTGTCACCGAAGGCCGTCGTCCGGGACATGTTCGAGCGGGCGATGACGTTCGGCGAGTTCATCCAGTACTACGGGCTGGCGCGCTCCGAGGGCGTCGTACTGCGCTATCTGTCCGACACCTACAAGGCGCTCAGGCAGACCGTGCCGCCGGACAAGGTGAACGAGGACCTCACCGACCTGGTCGAGTGGCTCGGCGAAGTCGTCCGGCAGACCGACTCCAGCCTGCTCGACGAGTGGGAGGAGCTGACCAACCCGACCACCAACGAGGTCGTGGCGCCCGTACCGGTCGGACCGCGCCGGATCACCTTGAACAGCAGGGCTTTCCGCGTCCTGGTCCGCAACGCCCTGTTCCGCCGAGTCGAGCTCGTCTCCCTGCACCGCTGGGCCGAGCTCGGCCAGCTCGACCGGGAAGCCGGCTGGGACGCAGGCCGCTGGGCAGAAGCCGGTACTGCGTACTACGCGGAGCACGACAGCCTCGGCACCGGCCCAGCCGCTCGCGGGCCGGCCCTGTTCATGGTCGAGGAGCACCCCGGCTACTGGGAGGTGCAGCAGATCATCGACGACCCCGAGGGCAACCACGACTGGCGCATCACCGCCACCGTTGATCTGGACGCCTCCGACGAAGCCGGCGACCTCGTCCTCGAACTCGTCTCCTTCAAGCCCCTCTAACTCCTTGCGTCCGAAGAGACGTGGGTCCTGCCCCACGGTGCTTCGGACGCAAGAGATCAGCTAGGCCAGTCGACGTCGACCTCGGTGGTTGCGTCGTAGTCGACGTCGGCTACGTCGAAGCCGTAGAGGCGGCGGATCTCTGAGTAGAACCAGGCCGCGTCGGCGACCTCGCCGATGTTGTCGACGGTGGCCGAGTCCCACTGCGCCTTGACCGCTGCCTGCACGGTCGGGTCGAGCTCCCAGCGGTCCAGGCGGATGCGGCCGTCCTCGTCGAGGTCGAGCGCCTTCTCGCCGGTGAGCTGGTCCCACAGCGCGATCGACTGCTGCATCGGGGTCTGCAGCTTGTCGCCGAGCACCTTGTGCAAGAGGCTCACGTACAGCCCGATCCCCGGGATCGCGGACGACGCCTGCGTCACGGCTGCGCCGTTGACCGACGTACGGGCTTCTACGCCGTCACGCTCTCGCAGCGATTGCGCAGTCGACTCCAGGTGCGCCTTGGCTGCACCGATCGAGCCCTGCCGGTAGATCGGTCCGGTCAGCTCCGAGCCGATGTAGGTCAGTGCGACCGTGCTGAACCCGTCCTTGAGCAGCTTCCGCTCCTCCAGCGCGTCCACCCAGCGGATCCAGTCCTCGCCGCCCATCACCTGCACGGTCTCGGCGACCTCTTCGTCGGTCGCGACCTCGATCGCCACCTCCTGCAGCACGGGCTCGCCGTCCTCGAAGGCAAGGCTCTTGGTCTGCGCGGCCTGCCCGATGGCCTTGATCACCGACTGGTACGTCGTTTCCGTGCGCGGGTCGACCCGGCGCGGTGCGGCGACGCTGTAGATCAGGTAGTCCACTCCCCCGAAGCGCTCGGCGATCAGGTCGAGGACGTCCGACTTTGTGGTGTCCGCGAAAGCGTCCGCGTTGACGAAGTGGAACTCGCTGCCCTGGTCAGCCGCATACGCCGCGGTGGCCGCCGTCCGGTACCAGCCCGCGGTCGCCGTACGCCGATGGGTCGGCGCCTTCTCGAAGGAGATCCCGACCCCGTCGATCCCGTACCGAGCGAGCCCGGCAATGGTCGCGGCCAGCCCGTATCCGGAACTCGAGCCGACCACCAACGCGACCGGCCGCGAGTCCGTCGTACGGGCCTCGACCTGTCCGGTCAGGTCCCGGACCAGCCGGGCGCACCCGGCCGGATGCGAGTCGAGGAACAGGAAACCACGGCCGACAGGTTTGATCAGGCGGTCAGTCATGGCCCCGACCCTAACCTGACCGGTCCCCCTCCCGCTCCCGAGCGATCCCCGCCCGCTCCTGAGCGATCCCCTTCCGCTCCTGAGCGGCGCCCCTTCCGCTTTCCTTCCCTTGCTTTCCCTAGTTCCAGTACAGCTCGGTATCTTCCGGCTCGACGGTGACGTCCGCGCCGAGGCGGCGGAGATTGCCGGCGAAGTCGGTGTAGCCGCGGTGGACGTGATGCGCGGCCGACACCAGGGTCTCCCCCTCGGCCGCCAGCCCGGCGATCACGAGGGCGGCTCCGGCGCGGATGTCGCTGGCCACCACCGGCGCTCCGGACAGGCGCGGAACACCCCGTACGACCGCGTGGTGGCCGTCGGTCTGGATCTGCGCGCCGAGCCGGGTCAGCTCCTGGGCGAAGGTGAACCGGCCCTCGAACAGGTTCTCGGTGACCATCGCGGCGCCGTCGCTGATCGCGTTCATCGCGATCACGAAGGCCTGCAGATCGGTCGCGAAGCCCGGGTACGGCAGCGTGACGACGTCCACCGGCTTGGGGCGGTCGCGCATCACGACGCGGAAGCCCGGGTTCAGCACGCTGATCTCGGCGCCGGCCTTGTGCAGCTTGTCCAACGGCAGTTCGAGGTGCTCGGCGTGACCGTTCGAGATGGTGATGTCACCCTTGGTGATCGCGGCGGCGAACGCCCAACTGCCGCTGACGATCCGGTCCGGCACCACCACGTGGTCGACCGGCTTCAGCAGGCCGTCGACGCCGGAGATCTCGATCCGCGGCGAACCGGCGCCGTCGATCTGGGCGCCCATCTCGTTCAGCATCGCGGCGATGTCCTGGATCTCCGGCTCGCGCGCCGCGTTCTCGATCACCGTGGTGCCCTTGGCCAGTACCGCGGCCATCATGATCGTCTCGGTCGCGCCGACGCTCGGGAAGTCCAGCCACACCTCGGCGCCGTGCAGACCCTGCGGCGCCTCGGCGATCACGAAACCGTGCTCGATGTGGACCTTCGCGCCCATCGACTCCAGGCCCGCGACATGCATGTTCAGCCCACGCGAGCCGATGTTGTCGCCGCCGGGCAGCGCCACTTCGGCCTGACCACAGCGGCCGAGCAGCGGCCCG
It encodes:
- the fabV gene encoding enoyl-[acyl-carrier-protein] reductase FabV; the encoded protein is MTDRLIKPVGRGFLFLDSHPAGCARLVRDLTGQVEARTTDSRPVALVVGSSSGYGLAATIAGLARYGIDGVGISFEKAPTHRRTATAGWYRTAATAAYAADQGSEFHFVNADAFADTTKSDVLDLIAERFGGVDYLIYSVAAPRRVDPRTETTYQSVIKAIGQAAQTKSLAFEDGEPVLQEVAIEVATDEEVAETVQVMGGEDWIRWVDALEERKLLKDGFSTVALTYIGSELTGPIYRQGSIGAAKAHLESTAQSLRERDGVEARTSVNGAAVTQASSAIPGIGLYVSLLHKVLGDKLQTPMQQSIALWDQLTGEKALDLDEDGRIRLDRWELDPTVQAAVKAQWDSATVDNIGEVADAAWFYSEIRRLYGFDVADVDYDATTEVDVDWPS
- the murA gene encoding UDP-N-acetylglucosamine 1-carboxyvinyltransferase, whose product is MERFRIAGEARLEGAVEVAGAKNSVLKLMAAALLAEGTTTLRQVPSILDVTFMAQLLDTLGCSVKVDADASTATIAVPAEIGHQCDYELVRKLRASISVLGPLLGRCGQAEVALPGGDNIGSRGLNMHVAGLESMGAKVHIEHGFVIAEAPQGLHGAEVWLDFPSVGATETIMMAAVLAKGTTVIENAAREPEIQDIAAMLNEMGAQIDGAGSPRIEISGVDGLLKPVDHVVVPDRIVSGSWAFAAAITKGDITISNGHAEHLELPLDKLHKAGAEISVLNPGFRVVMRDRPKPVDVVTLPYPGFATDLQAFVIAMNAISDGAAMVTENLFEGRFTFAQELTRLGAQIQTDGHHAVVRGVPRLSGAPVVASDIRAGAALVIAGLAAEGETLVSAAHHVHRGYTDFAGNLRRLGADVTVEPEDTELYWN